TGAAGATCAGGTACTCCAGGCAGACCCGATCTAGCATCGGGTGAGATTGCATCTCTAGTTACTACAACATCCACGAGAGCTGGTGAATTCTCCATAGCCTGACTTATTGCTGCTTCCAGATCATCTATCTTCTCAACCCGTTGAGCATAAAGGCCGATAGCACTCGCTAGAGAGGCATAGTTGGTAAAAGACAATTCCGAACCCTGAATTCGTCCTTCAAAATTCATAATTTGGTCGGTGCGCTCAATGTTCCAACCCCCATTATTCGCGACAATAAAGACAACGTTGACTCCATATCGCAGCGCGGTATCCAGTTCCATTGCATTAAACCCAAACGAACCGTCACCAATAACTGCAATAACTGTTTTACGTGGGTCGCCTAAAAAGGCTCCAATAGCAAATGGCAAACCAACCCCGAGGCAACCGAATGCTCCAGAGTCCATGTAATACCTCGACTGTATGCAAATCCGAGCAAAACTTAATATATCCCCCCCGTCGGCCACAAAAATAGTATCCTCATTAACAAACTTTCTCACAATAGCCAAAAGTCTATAAGGATGCATAAACCCATCCGCCCCCATCTCGCTGGCCAACATGTTATTAGTTAAAGAATGGCTCCGGTCTACGTGACTTTTCCTAAGGCCTTCAACCCAGGATGGCTTCTTAAATTCCAGCGGTGAGGAGCCTCCTTCCAACAAAAGCTCACACGCACGCCCAACACTGCACTTTAACTCCTCATCTCCCCTCAGGTTATCGCAGCGTTCCTCATCGTGTTCAGCAATTCTCAAAAATTGAGCTTGTGGAAATATTGCTCTTGATCCATAACCCAGTTGAAAATCAAGTTTGCGCCCCAAGGTGACCACTAAGTCCGCTTCAGCCATAGCCTTCCCTCGGACTGCCCCTACAAAAGAAGAATGCTTTTCCGATACTAGTCCTCTACACTCCTGGGTATCCAAATAGGCGGCTCCAGAAGCATCCAGAAGATCAAGTAATTTTTCACAGCTTTGACGCGCCCCTCGGCCAGCGATAACAAGCGGTTTTTTTGCCTTCCAAAACATGTTCACCGCACCGGTAACCTCGCTTTCTGATGGCTCTTGTCCTTGCACCTCATCAGATTCAAACGCCGCCAAAGACCCTTCTCTCCAAGCCGTCTCCGTCCGCAGAACATCCGTTGGAACTTCCAGGAAAACAGGGCCCGGGCCAGCCACTCCTTCTAAGCCACGTAATTTCATTGTTGCTAGACGCAGCGCTTGAGCTAACAGCTCTGGGTCCGAAATAGTCAATGCCATGCGGGTGACTGGTTTCATCAAATCCACTTGCGGTATTTCCTGAAGTGCCCCTAAGCCTTTCTGTGGAATGGGCGCCGCCCCGCCAAATAGCAGGACTGCGCTCCTAGACTTCAGAGCATTGGCCATAGCAGTGACGGCATTAGTCACCCCAGGACCAGCGGTAACAAGTGCGATACCAAGCTCTCCACTGACTTCACTATAAGCGTGGGCCATGTGCACCGCAGCCCGCTCATCTCGAGCATCAATAACCCGCCCACCTCTTCTAGTAAACTCATCCCAAATCGGCTGTATATGGCCACCTTGTAGGCCAAAAATTGTGTTTATATTACTCCCCAGAATAGCTTCTGCTATCCAAGCAGCCACGCTCAATTTTTCAGCCATCAGTACTCCCACCCTTGTAAAATCCCCCTTACCGCGGTCACAAAAGCCATAGGCTGATCCAACATCAAATGATGATAAGCTTCCGGTATACCTATCACAGGAGCGCCGTCACCCAACAATCCTTTAACAAATTCTAGGGTTTCCGCATCAACCAATTTAGATTTCTCACCATAAATAAAGCCTTTTCTGCATCTAGTTTCAGCTAGGTATTCGTGAAATGGTTCGCCAAACCTGCCGTTCTGCATCGCGGCCCCATCCCATTTCCAGCACCAACCTGCATCTTCGTGTTTTAGTGAATGTCTTCCGATATGCTCTACAAGAAATTCATTGGAACACGGCTGGGAGGGCATCAGCCTAAAACGTCCCAAAGCTTCATCAAAATCCGCGTAATACCGTTTATTACCCATTCGAGGACGTCGTCTCTTATCCTCCTCTCTCCTTTTTGGTGGCCGGATTGGGGAATCTGCAATTATGATGCCGCTAATTTCATACCCGTACATTTGGCCATAGCGGGAAGCCATAAAGCCACCAAAGCTATGACCTAATACATAAGTTGACTGGCCAAAATTTAAGTCACGTATGACCCCTCGCATATCTGCTACTCTTTTCTCAGAATCATATTGCTGCCTCTGACCACTATTCCCCATCCCCGAAAGACACAACGCGGCAACATTAATATCTTTGGACATAATAGGTGCTAGGAAACTCCACCAATGAGCATGTCCGCCACCTCCATGGACCAACAATAAGTTGGCCCGGGCTTCATTCTTTGATGGCCAGAAAAGATAATGGATCTTGCATCCTTGTACGTTCACGTAACGAACTTGCCCAGCATCATCCATGGCTTCACGATACCACGAAGGAGAATCAGCTTTAACCACAAGCAAATCGTTCTCAAAACTAGTCATGAATATTCTCTCTTAAATAAGGGGGGTCTTCCCTATAGCTGAGGCAAAAGACAAAGTTTGCGCCCAAAAGCCCAATAAGTTTTATACCACATTTTGCCCAGAAGGAGACCGCTGCTTAATCTCCCGCAAAAGCTTTTCCAGAATTGCCCTTGCAAAATCCTCGTAGTCTTCTGCCTGCAAGACAAAGGAGTCCAAACCACCTATCACATTTTCCTCATAGTAGGAATCTACAAATGGTTGTTCATTAATGATAGCAACTCCATTGATGGTGACACCCATTGCCATGGCTCTATCCCGGACGCTAGTTGGCAAGGGACCATCATTACCTCTTCCATCTCCCATAATGTCTATGACCAAATGGTTCCCATCAAAGTTGTTACTTTGCAACTCTGTTAGCCCGTAGTGAATAGCTCCGCTTATGGATGTGGCTCCTCCCGGAAAGGCCCTTTCTGCATTTTGAACTTGTTTAGCAAACCTCTCTGCACTCTCTTTATCAAAAACCCTGGTCCACGCCACCACCGTAGACTGTGCCCATGTCCCCGACCAATGAACAAGATTTAAGGCTATTCCACCGTTATCGAGACCCTCAATGGCTGCGATTATTTCTGGGTTCCGAAAAGCCTCTGCAAGACCATCCATTTGCAATTGGAACTCTCCAGCGTCCACGCTAGAAGAAATATCCACAGCAAGAACCATCTCAATATCAACTATTTTTTGATCTTGAGCATTAACCAGGCCCAAAGGAAGTGGCCACAGAAACAAACCTATAAATATTTGGCGAAAATTTATCTTCATTGAACCAACCTTACTACCCTAAAACCCAATGTTTCAGTTGTTGTTCCCCTAGCTAGAGCCCCGCCCGCTGAAAACTCAAAAGATCCAATTTGACTGGACCAATTAACACCCTTGTAAACCATGGCTTTACAACCGGGCATCACTTCTCCATGTTCCGATAACTTAAAATCATCTGTGACAGGGTCCCGATTTAACTTGTGAGCACAACCTAACATATTACCTGAACAGGTTGCAGTCCATTCTGAAACATTACCAATCATATCGTACAGACCATATCTATTAGACCTATATGAACCCACCGGAGCACTACCTTTGTATCCATCTGAGCAGTCATCATGAAATCCCAAATTTCCAAAGTAACAACTTCTTTTATTCTCCCCCAACCAGGGGCTTTGCTCAACTAGCCCGCTACGAGCAGCATACTCCCACTCTATCTCTGTTGGTAACCAATAACTTTCCCCAGTAACCGAAGAAAGCCAAATGGCGTAGGACACACTCTCACTCCACGTCACATTTACAATAGGACGCATGCCCTTCCATTCTCGCCAACCAAAATCTTTAACTCCACTTTTGTTATCTAGCTGAGACCGTTTACAGCCCCCCCTAAACTCACAATTCTCCCAATTAGAGGCTGTTGTCTCATAAATGGATATGGCGAACTTCTTAGGCACCTTGAGAATCCTAAGCGCCATATCCCCCTCAGCCGAAGCACTCTCCACACGCAATTCCCCTCCAGGTATTACAATCATTTCAGGACAAATCGGGCAGTCCTTAAATCGTTCGCCAACCTGGAGCAAACCCTCAGCAAAAACCTGAAAGGGATTAAAGACTAATATCAACAGAAACAAATTACTTGAGCTTAAAACAAAACGGCGCGAGATTAACCTCGCACCGTTCGTTTTCTTACATGCATCCAACTTCTTAAAAAAAGCCGTACCTGTATTAAAAGTGCTCCGCACTCTGGAACATTTCGGCATAGTGAGTTAGAGCCCAACCAATCATCTCTTGGCCCATCTCTGCACTCCTGCTTATGTTTCGATCACGCCAAGCGAACGCCGCACCGGTATCTATCCAGTAATCCCTGAACCTCTCATTATCCATCGCAGTTCCCGCACTCTGTGGTGGCAAATATTTAGAGCCAAAATAGATGGCCTCCATTGGCTCCGCCCCTACCATCGAATAGCAAGTAGTATCTGGACTCTCCCAGGGTATCTCGATGCCTTGAATACGATTTGCGATTACCTTTGCCACATAACGAGCTTCAGCCTGCGCAGTGCTCCCACTCTTTGACCAGCCTGTAGATCTGGAATCTCCAATAACGTAAACACGTTCGTCATCATGGATATTATTACGATGCATATCAATACGCGCCTCAAATTGTGGACTCGAATCCTGAAGGAGCCCTAAATGCTCTATCAACCTGGCACCTCTTATCCGTGGATAAATAGCAGCATCATCAAATTGGTATTCATCAAATTCATCGCTGACACTTTTCCGATCCAAGTCAACTTTCACTAGGCTCACTGACGGCACATATTCCACATAATCTTTGTAAAGCTCGTTGAAAGCATTATGGAAGCCTTCGCCCTTAATCTTTATGTCATGATTATGATCTAGAAGCAGAACCTTT
The Rhodospirillaceae bacterium DNA segment above includes these coding regions:
- a CDS encoding alpha/beta hydrolase; the protein is MTSFENDLLVVKADSPSWYREAMDDAGQVRYVNVQGCKIHYLFWPSKNEARANLLLVHGGGGHAHWWSFLAPIMSKDINVAALCLSGMGNSGQRQQYDSEKRVADMRGVIRDLNFGQSTYVLGHSFGGFMASRYGQMYGYEISGIIIADSPIRPPKRREEDKRRRPRMGNKRYYADFDEALGRFRLMPSQPCSNEFLVEHIGRHSLKHEDAGWCWKWDGAAMQNGRFGEPFHEYLAETRCRKGFIYGEKSKLVDAETLEFVKGLLGDGAPVIGIPEAYHHLMLDQPMAFVTAVRGILQGWEY
- a CDS encoding acetolactate synthase, which produces MAEKLSVAAWIAEAILGSNINTIFGLQGGHIQPIWDEFTRRGGRVIDARDERAAVHMAHAYSEVSGELGIALVTAGPGVTNAVTAMANALKSRSAVLLFGGAAPIPQKGLGALQEIPQVDLMKPVTRMALTISDPELLAQALRLATMKLRGLEGVAGPGPVFLEVPTDVLRTETAWREGSLAAFESDEVQGQEPSESEVTGAVNMFWKAKKPLVIAGRGARQSCEKLLDLLDASGAAYLDTQECRGLVSEKHSSFVGAVRGKAMAEADLVVTLGRKLDFQLGYGSRAIFPQAQFLRIAEHDEERCDNLRGDEELKCSVGRACELLLEGGSSPLEFKKPSWVEGLRKSHVDRSHSLTNNMLASEMGADGFMHPYRLLAIVRKFVNEDTIFVADGGDILSFARICIQSRYYMDSGAFGCLGVGLPFAIGAFLGDPRKTVIAVIGDGSFGFNAMELDTALRYGVNVVFIVANNGGWNIERTDQIMNFEGRIQGSELSFTNYASLASAIGLYAQRVEKIDDLEAAISQAMENSPALVDVVVTRDAISPDARSGLPGVPDLQALGSWDDAQRKINEHEQ